Proteins encoded within one genomic window of Marinilabiliales bacterium:
- a CDS encoding class I SAM-dependent methyltransferase: MEPACRPSPEREKERYEKHNNDINDQGYRAFVRPLVEMVAMHHGPGERGLDFGAGTGPVAAAMLVEQGYDISLYDPFFCNDPGKLEVKYDFIICCEVMEHFHNPAGEFRLLRSLLNEGGNLFCMSGLLLPGTDFGKWWYKNDETHVFFYTPEGITWIGENFSFLPEIYGNNLVRFTAV, translated from the coding sequence ATGGAGCCGGCCTGCCGCCCTTCCCCCGAAAGGGAAAAGGAGAGGTATGAAAAGCATAACAATGACATCAATGACCAGGGGTACAGAGCTTTTGTCCGGCCTCTCGTTGAGATGGTTGCCATGCATCACGGTCCGGGTGAACGGGGACTCGATTTCGGGGCTGGTACGGGTCCGGTTGCTGCTGCAATGCTGGTTGAACAGGGTTATGATATTTCGCTGTACGACCCTTTCTTCTGTAACGACCCCGGCAAGCTGGAGGTAAAGTACGATTTTATCATCTGCTGTGAGGTGATGGAGCATTTTCATAACCCCGCCGGCGAATTCAGGCTGCTGAGGTCGCTGCTCAACGAAGGCGGCAATCTCTTCTGTATGAGCGGACTGCTGCTTCCCGGCACCGACTTTGGGAAATGGTGGTACAAGAATGACGAGACTCATGTCTTTTTCTACACTCCTGAAGGCATCACCTGGATCGGTGAAAATTTCTCCTTTCTGCCTGAAATTTACGGCAACAACCTGGTGCGCTTCACAGCGGTCTGA